Proteins from one Dehalococcoidia bacterium genomic window:
- a CDS encoding DUF3500 domain-containing protein, with protein sequence MTQITAHVTARRMARAASELLAALDQRQRAAATFDFAAEEERRRWSYYPREFHGLALRDMSGAQVKLTHNLIEVALSLPAQAKAVSIMALESVLDRIENHARDDRDTGRYFVSFFGDPSGALPWGWRFEGHHVSLHFTLAGDELLGWTPNFLGANPARLTHAGAVVLRPLAEEEDLARELLLSLTGDQRAKAVICDEAPIDFVLTNAARVPPRLLPGEGLQPDFAGNRSAFDRLTPAQKQALAFDLQRSAGLPGSELEDAQRDLLFNLVRVYLDRLPDDAASMALAELEEDVVGSLHFAWAGEVEPRRPHYYRIQGPRFLVEYDNTQNNANHVHSVWRDPDNDFGDLLLRHYLEDHG encoded by the coding sequence TTGACTCAGATCACCGCCCACGTCACCGCCCGCCGCATGGCCCGCGCCGCGTCCGAGCTGCTGGCGGCGCTCGACCAGCGCCAGCGCGCCGCCGCGACCTTCGATTTCGCGGCCGAGGAGGAGCGCCGGCGTTGGTCCTACTACCCGCGGGAGTTCCACGGCCTGGCCCTGCGCGACATGAGCGGCGCGCAGGTAAAGCTGACGCACAACCTGATCGAGGTCGCCCTCAGCCTGCCGGCGCAGGCTAAAGCCGTCTCGATCATGGCGCTGGAGAGCGTGCTCGACCGCATCGAAAACCACGCCCGGGACGACCGCGACACGGGGCGTTACTTCGTCAGCTTTTTCGGCGACCCCTCCGGCGCCTTGCCCTGGGGCTGGCGCTTCGAGGGCCATCATGTCTCGCTGCACTTCACGCTCGCCGGGGACGAGCTGCTGGGCTGGACGCCGAACTTTCTCGGCGCCAATCCCGCGCGCCTGACTCACGCCGGCGCTGTGGTCCTGCGGCCGCTGGCGGAGGAAGAGGACCTGGCGCGTGAGCTACTCCTCTCGCTCACCGGGGACCAGCGCGCAAAGGCTGTAATCTGCGACGAAGCGCCGATAGACTTCGTGCTCACGAACGCGGCCCGCGTGCCTCCCCGTCTCCTGCCCGGCGAAGGCCTCCAGCCGGACTTCGCCGGCAACCGGTCCGCCTTCGACAGGCTGACCCCGGCCCAGAAGCAGGCGCTCGCCTTCGACCTTCAGAGGTCGGCAGGCCTGCCTGGCTCGGAATTGGAGGACGCCCAGAGAGACCTTCTCTTCAACCTCGTGCGCGTCTACCTCGACCGCCTGCCGGACGACGCCGCCTCCATGGCGCTGGCCGAACTCGAGGAAGACGTCGTGGGGAGCCTGCACTTCGCCTGGGCCGGGGAGGTCGAGCCGCGCCGGCCGCACTACTACCGCATCCAGGGCCCGCGCTTTCTGGTCGAGTACGACAACACCCAGAACAACGCGAACCATGTGCACTCCGTCTGGCGCGACCCCGACAACGACTTCGGAGACCTCCTGCTTCGCCACTACCTCGAGGACCATGGCTAG